A window from Chryseobacterium vaccae encodes these proteins:
- a CDS encoding sulfite exporter TauE/SafE family protein: MEIGLVVSAIALGFASGFHCIGMCGPIALSMGLTKKQAANFYLQNLTYQFGRIFTYSLLGAILGIVGEGFEMAGFQQYLTITAGILLIVMALFSFGGKDFASKIPFLSGFLFSVKSNLGKLLQKADYRSRFTTGILNGFLPCGMVYMALTASLAGGGIWQGALYMALFGLGTLPFMFAVVLAGNLMNQAFRLKILKAVPVIMIILGGLFILRGLELGIPYISPRAEAMGISKDHNSANCHIEGHDHTSTNCH; encoded by the coding sequence ATGGAAATAGGACTTGTTGTATCGGCTATTGCTTTAGGATTTGCTTCCGGTTTTCACTGTATCGGAATGTGTGGCCCTATTGCCCTGTCGATGGGACTTACCAAAAAGCAGGCAGCTAATTTCTACCTCCAGAACCTTACGTATCAGTTTGGCAGGATCTTTACCTATTCCCTTTTGGGAGCTATTTTAGGAATTGTGGGAGAAGGATTTGAAATGGCAGGCTTCCAGCAATATCTTACCATTACGGCAGGAATTCTTCTGATCGTTATGGCGTTATTTTCTTTTGGAGGAAAAGATTTCGCCTCAAAAATACCTTTTCTTTCAGGGTTCTTATTTTCTGTAAAATCGAATTTAGGAAAACTGCTTCAGAAAGCTGATTACCGATCCAGATTTACTACAGGAATCCTGAATGGCTTCTTACCCTGCGGAATGGTTTATATGGCCCTTACCGCAAGTCTTGCAGGCGGAGGAATATGGCAGGGAGCTTTATATATGGCTTTATTCGGATTGGGGACCCTCCCGTTCATGTTTGCTGTAGTTTTAGCCGGAAATCTCATGAATCAGGCTTTTAGGCTGAAAATATTAAAAGCCGTCCCTGTAATTATGATCATTCTGGGAGGATTGTTTATCCTGAGAGGCCTTGAACTAGGTATTCCTTACATTTCACCAAGAGCCGAAGCAATGGGCATCTCCAAAGACCATAATAGCGCTAACTGTCACATTGAGGGACACGATCATACCTCTACCAACTGTCATTAA
- the serS gene encoding serine--tRNA ligase, producing MLQVNFLRDNKERVLEGLKKRQFKNLELVDNAVAADDERKRIQFELDSQLSEINKISKEIGLLMKEGKKEEAESAKSKTAQYKESSKELQSQLDVTEKALLDILYQLPNIPNEQVKSGASADDNEIIYQSHDVEGLGEGAIPHWELAKKYNLIDFELGVKIAGAGFPVYLGKGARLQRALVQYFLDKNVDKGYTEVNPPHVVNEASGFGTGQLPDKEGQMYYINEDNLYLIPTAEVPVTNLYRDVLFDEKDLPVKNTAFSQCYRREAGSYGAHVRGLNRLHQFEKVEIVRIEKPENSYAVLEEMVEHIKEILTDLELPFRVLRLCGGDTGFAAAMTYDFEVWSAAQEMWLEVSSVSNFETFQANRLKCRYKGDGKSQLVHTLNGSAMALPRIMAALLENNQTAEGIKLPKKIAEYARFDLIS from the coding sequence ATGTTACAAGTCAATTTTTTGCGCGACAATAAAGAACGCGTTTTAGAAGGTCTTAAAAAAAGACAATTCAAAAATCTTGAGTTGGTAGACAACGCTGTTGCTGCTGACGACGAAAGAAAAAGAATCCAGTTTGAATTAGATTCGCAGCTTTCCGAGATCAACAAAATCTCCAAAGAAATCGGGCTTTTGATGAAAGAAGGAAAGAAAGAAGAAGCAGAATCGGCAAAATCTAAAACAGCACAATACAAAGAGTCGAGTAAAGAATTACAGTCCCAGTTAGATGTTACGGAAAAGGCATTACTGGATATTCTATATCAGTTACCAAACATTCCTAATGAGCAGGTAAAAAGCGGGGCTTCTGCTGATGATAACGAGATTATTTATCAGTCTCATGACGTGGAAGGTCTTGGCGAAGGTGCAATTCCTCACTGGGAACTGGCCAAAAAATACAACCTGATTGATTTTGAATTGGGGGTAAAAATTGCCGGAGCAGGATTTCCGGTTTATTTAGGAAAAGGAGCAAGGCTGCAGAGAGCTTTGGTTCAGTATTTCCTGGATAAAAATGTGGATAAAGGATATACAGAAGTTAATCCGCCTCACGTTGTGAATGAAGCTTCAGGATTTGGAACAGGGCAGCTGCCTGATAAAGAAGGACAGATGTATTACATCAACGAAGATAATTTATATCTGATTCCTACCGCTGAAGTTCCTGTAACCAACCTTTACCGTGATGTATTGTTTGATGAAAAAGATCTTCCTGTAAAGAATACCGCTTTTTCACAATGCTACAGAAGAGAAGCGGGAAGCTACGGAGCCCACGTAAGAGGTCTGAACCGTCTTCACCAGTTCGAAAAAGTTGAAATCGTAAGAATTGAAAAGCCAGAGAACTCTTATGCGGTTCTGGAAGAAATGGTAGAACATATCAAGGAAATCCTTACTGATCTTGAACTTCCTTTCAGAGTGTTGAGACTTTGCGGTGGAGATACCGGTTTTGCGGCAGCAATGACCTATGATTTTGAAGTATGGAGTGCTGCACAGGAAATGTGGCTGGAAGTAAGCTCAGTATCCAACTTTGAAACATTTCAGGCTAACCGTCTGAAATGCCGTTACAAAGGTGATGGGAAATCCCAGCTGGTACACACGCTGAACGGTTCCGCTATGGCTCTTCCGAGAATTATGGCTGCATTGCTAGAAAACAATCAGACAGCGGAAGGAATTAAACTTCCTAAGAAAATTGCAGAATATGCGAGATTTGATCTGATCAGCTAA